In one Oreochromis niloticus isolate F11D_XX unplaced genomic scaffold, O_niloticus_UMD_NMBU tig00000648_pilon, whole genome shotgun sequence genomic region, the following are encoded:
- the LOC102079272 gene encoding muscle M-line assembly protein unc-89 isoform X4, giving the protein MFLSSVSQHASGVEVYEGAESVLLPCQVSVDVSRSSTAAVWDRDGFKNPTVHLRLQKRDNLDERDDLSGQNKLYKDRTSMRVDALQTGDLSLTLRNPTVSDSGTYTCTSRRAGEDLSRTEVQLKVSEQPPPPPVWPKVVSAVLVTPIILAAAFGLFVYRAYKRMDREALKPEVVEVPQGEKSVLLRFKTTADLPQDVTVEWRDSNSMMVHVYESGNNQPDKQHQDYRGRTEMTEDPLRTKDFSLTLKHLRPTDSGVYTCTVYNKDGIILLQKSVTLVVTVPPPEVVNATAGDESVLLPFKTTADLPQDVTVEWRRKHMKVHVYKSGNNQPDKQHRGYIGRTEMNEDPLKTKDLSLTLKRCDLTDCGVYTCTVYNKDGHMLLQKSVTLRVRESLPDIVQMQKLAGSVPLPFKTTADLHEAVKVEWTLTEPKPMKVMKVHVYESGNNQPDKQDQDYRGRTEMDEGPLNTKDLSLTLKDLHLTDSGVYTCTVYNKDGDMLLQKSVTLNVYDTVSMIGTVYGNKSYLLEFKRTNKLDQISKVEWERIHPKYKFIKKITRNQGNEEDLSLNLKDLHLSDSGIYTCTAYGENGHILLRHSVTFSVRVYWTVSEPRDTMVDYFDVTKKQPGSQQKAYIGRTAMNEDLLRTGDFSLALKKPLPADSGSYTCTVCNKDRRILVQKVVILRVRATLKGTIEDMFSCLRKRTAPKPEVKEELRYICRVTEAQLNSSCINPTTKLSSHTHDKLRVFLL; this is encoded by the exons atgtttctgtcttcagtttcccagcatgcctcagGGGTGGAGGTGTAtgagggggcggagtctgttCTGCTGCCCTGTCAGGTATCAGTTGATGTTTCCAggagctccacagcagcagtgtgggaCCGTGATGGGTTCAAGAACCCAACAGTTCACCTGCGGCTGCAGAAAAGAGACAATCTTGATGAGCGTGACGATCTTAGTGGTCAGAATAAGCTTTACAAAGATCGAACATCAATGAGAGTCGACGCTCTGCAGACTGGAGACctcagcctcactctgaggaACCCCACAGTCTCTGACAGTggaacctacacctgcacctcCCGCAGGGCTGGAGAAGATCTGAGCCGGACTGAAGTACAGCTGAAGGTCTCAG AacaacctcctcctcctccagtctGGCCCAAAGTCGTCTCAGCTGTGCTGGTTACTCCGATCATCCTGGCTGCTGCCTTTGGTCTGTTTGTGTACCGTGCATATAAAAGGATGGACagagaag CTCTGAAGCCAGAGGTGGTGGAGGTGCCACAGGGGGAGAAGTCTGTCCTGCTGCGCTTTAAGACCACAGCTGACCTTCCTCAGGACGTCACAGTGGAGTGGAGAGACTCCAATAGCATGAtggtccacgtgtatgagagTGGAAACAATCAGCCAGATAAACAGCACCAGGATTACAGAGGTCGCACAGAGATGACTGAAGATCCACTGAGAACTAAAGacttcagtctgaccctgaaacacctCCGCCCAACTGACAgtggagtctacacctgcaccgtctacaacaaGGATGGAATCATACTGCTGCAGAAATCAGTGACTCTCGTTGTCACAG tTCCCCCGCCAGAGGTGGTGAATGCAACAGCTGGAGACgagtctgtcctgctgccctttAAGACCACAGCTGACCTTCCTCAGGACGTCACAGTGGAATGGAGACGCAAACACATGAAGGTCCACGTGTATAAGAGTGGAAACAATCAGCCAGACAAACAGCACCGGGGTTACATAGGTCGCACAGAGATGAATGAAGATCCACTGAAAACtaaagacctcagtctgaccctgaaacgcTGCGACCTCACTGACTgtggagtctacacctgcaccgtctacaacaaagatggacacatgctgctacagaaatcagtgactctcagagtcagag AGAGTCTGCCAGACATTGTGCAAATGCAAAAATTAGCGGGGTCTGTCCCGCTGCCCTTTAAAACCACAGCTGACCTTCATGAGGCTGTTAAAGTGGAGTGGACACTCACTGAACCCAAACCCATGAAGGTCAtgaaggtccacgtgtatgagagTGGAAACAATCAGCCAGATAAACAGGACCAGGATTACAGAGGTCgcacagagatggatgaaggTCCACTGAACACtaaagacctcagtctgaccctgaaagacctccacctcactgacagtggagtctacacctgcaccgtctacaacaaGGATGGAGACATGCTGCTACAGAAATCAGTGACTCTCAATGTCTATG acACTGTGAGCATGATTGGGACAGTGTATGGAAACAAGTCTTATTTGCTAGAAttcaaaagaacaaataaacttGATCAGATTTCCAAAGTGGAGTGGGAACGTATACACCCCAAATACAAGTTCATAAAGAAAATAACACGCAATCAGGGAAATGAGGAAGACCTCAGTCTGAACCTGAAAGACCTCCACCTCTCTGACAGTGGAATCTACACCTGCACCGCCTACGGAGAAAATGGACACATCCTGCTAAGGCATTCAGTGACATTCAGTGTCAGAG TGTACTGGACTGTCTCTGAACCCAGAGACACGATGGTCGACTACTTTGATGTGACTAAAAAGCAGCCAGGTTCACAGCAAAAGGCTTACATCGGTCGCACAGCGATGAATGAAGATCTACTGAGAACTGGAGACTTCAGTCTGGCCCTGAAAAAGCCCCTCCCCGCTGACAGTGGTagctacacctgcaccgtctgcaACAAGGACAGACGCATTCTGGTACAGAAAGTCGTGATTCTCAGAGTCAGAG CAACATTAAAGGGAACCATAGAAGACATGTTTTCATGTCTCAGGAAGAGGACGGCACCAAAACCTGAGGTCAAAGAGGAACTGAGGTATATTTGCAGGGTCACAGAG GCACAGTTGAATTCCTCGTGCATAAATCCAACAACAAAGCTCAGCAGCCACACGCACGACAAGCTGCGAGTGTTTCTCCTCTGA
- the LOC102079272 gene encoding muscle M-line assembly protein unc-89 isoform X1, producing MFLSSVSQHASGVEVYEGAESVLLPCQVSVDVSRSSTAAVWDRDGFKNPTVHLRLQKRDNLDERDDLSGQNKLYKDRTSMRVDALQTGDLSLTLRNPTVSDSGTYTCTSRRAGEDLSRTEVQLKVSEQPPPPPVWPKVVSAVLVTPIILAAAFGLFVYRAYKRMDREALKPEVVEVPQGEKSVLLRFKTTADLPQDVTVEWRDSNSMMVHVYESGNNQPDKQHQDYRGRTEMTEDPLRTKDFSLTLKHLRPTDSGVYTCTVYNKDGIILLQKSVTLVVTVPPPEVVNATAGDESVLLPFKTTADLPQDVTVEWRRKHMKVHVYKSGNNQPDKQHRGYIGRTEMNEDPLKTKDLSLTLKRCDLTDCGVYTCTVYNKDGHMLLQKSVTLRVRESLPDIVQMQKLAGSVPLPFKTTADLHEAVKVEWTLTEPKPMKVMKVHVYESGNNQPDKQDQDYRGRTEMDEGPLNTKDLSLTLKDLHLTDSGVYTCTVYNKDGDMLLQKSVTLNVYDTVSMIGTVYGNKSYLLEFKRTNKLDQISKVEWERIHPKYKFIKKITRNQGNEEDLSLNLKDLHLSDSGIYTCTAYGENGHILLRHSVTFSVRVFQAEMVEVTEGVESVLLPFKTTADLHYVVAVYWTVSEPRDTMVDYFDVTKKQPGSQQKAYIGRTAMNEDLLRTGDFSLALKKPLPADSGSYTCTVCNKDRRILVQKVVILRVRATLKGTIEDMFSCLRKRTAPKPEVKEELRYICRVTEAQLNSSCINPTTKLSSHTHDKLRVFLL from the exons atgtttctgtcttcagtttcccagcatgcctcagGGGTGGAGGTGTAtgagggggcggagtctgttCTGCTGCCCTGTCAGGTATCAGTTGATGTTTCCAggagctccacagcagcagtgtgggaCCGTGATGGGTTCAAGAACCCAACAGTTCACCTGCGGCTGCAGAAAAGAGACAATCTTGATGAGCGTGACGATCTTAGTGGTCAGAATAAGCTTTACAAAGATCGAACATCAATGAGAGTCGACGCTCTGCAGACTGGAGACctcagcctcactctgaggaACCCCACAGTCTCTGACAGTggaacctacacctgcacctcCCGCAGGGCTGGAGAAGATCTGAGCCGGACTGAAGTACAGCTGAAGGTCTCAG AacaacctcctcctcctccagtctGGCCCAAAGTCGTCTCAGCTGTGCTGGTTACTCCGATCATCCTGGCTGCTGCCTTTGGTCTGTTTGTGTACCGTGCATATAAAAGGATGGACagagaag CTCTGAAGCCAGAGGTGGTGGAGGTGCCACAGGGGGAGAAGTCTGTCCTGCTGCGCTTTAAGACCACAGCTGACCTTCCTCAGGACGTCACAGTGGAGTGGAGAGACTCCAATAGCATGAtggtccacgtgtatgagagTGGAAACAATCAGCCAGATAAACAGCACCAGGATTACAGAGGTCGCACAGAGATGACTGAAGATCCACTGAGAACTAAAGacttcagtctgaccctgaaacacctCCGCCCAACTGACAgtggagtctacacctgcaccgtctacaacaaGGATGGAATCATACTGCTGCAGAAATCAGTGACTCTCGTTGTCACAG tTCCCCCGCCAGAGGTGGTGAATGCAACAGCTGGAGACgagtctgtcctgctgccctttAAGACCACAGCTGACCTTCCTCAGGACGTCACAGTGGAATGGAGACGCAAACACATGAAGGTCCACGTGTATAAGAGTGGAAACAATCAGCCAGACAAACAGCACCGGGGTTACATAGGTCGCACAGAGATGAATGAAGATCCACTGAAAACtaaagacctcagtctgaccctgaaacgcTGCGACCTCACTGACTgtggagtctacacctgcaccgtctacaacaaagatggacacatgctgctacagaaatcagtgactctcagagtcagag AGAGTCTGCCAGACATTGTGCAAATGCAAAAATTAGCGGGGTCTGTCCCGCTGCCCTTTAAAACCACAGCTGACCTTCATGAGGCTGTTAAAGTGGAGTGGACACTCACTGAACCCAAACCCATGAAGGTCAtgaaggtccacgtgtatgagagTGGAAACAATCAGCCAGATAAACAGGACCAGGATTACAGAGGTCgcacagagatggatgaaggTCCACTGAACACtaaagacctcagtctgaccctgaaagacctccacctcactgacagtggagtctacacctgcaccgtctacaacaaGGATGGAGACATGCTGCTACAGAAATCAGTGACTCTCAATGTCTATG acACTGTGAGCATGATTGGGACAGTGTATGGAAACAAGTCTTATTTGCTAGAAttcaaaagaacaaataaacttGATCAGATTTCCAAAGTGGAGTGGGAACGTATACACCCCAAATACAAGTTCATAAAGAAAATAACACGCAATCAGGGAAATGAGGAAGACCTCAGTCTGAACCTGAAAGACCTCCACCTCTCTGACAGTGGAATCTACACCTGCACCGCCTACGGAGAAAATGGACACATCCTGCTAAGGCATTCAGTGACATTCAGTGTCAGAG TTTTCCAGGCAGAGATGGTGGAGGTGACAGagggggtggagtctgtcctgctgccctttAAAACCACAGCTGACCTTCATTATGTTGTCGCAGTGTACTGGACTGTCTCTGAACCCAGAGACACGATGGTCGACTACTTTGATGTGACTAAAAAGCAGCCAGGTTCACAGCAAAAGGCTTACATCGGTCGCACAGCGATGAATGAAGATCTACTGAGAACTGGAGACTTCAGTCTGGCCCTGAAAAAGCCCCTCCCCGCTGACAGTGGTagctacacctgcaccgtctgcaACAAGGACAGACGCATTCTGGTACAGAAAGTCGTGATTCTCAGAGTCAGAG CAACATTAAAGGGAACCATAGAAGACATGTTTTCATGTCTCAGGAAGAGGACGGCACCAAAACCTGAGGTCAAAGAGGAACTGAGGTATATTTGCAGGGTCACAGAG GCACAGTTGAATTCCTCGTGCATAAATCCAACAACAAAGCTCAGCAGCCACACGCACGACAAGCTGCGAGTGTTTCTCCTCTGA
- the LOC102079272 gene encoding muscle M-line assembly protein unc-89 isoform X3 has translation MFLSSVSQHASGVEVYEGAESVLLPCQVSVDVSRSSTAAVWDRDGFKNPTVHLRLQKRDNLDERDDLSGQNKLYKDRTSMRVDALQTGDLSLTLRNPTVSDSGTYTCTSRRAGEDLSRTEVQLKVSEQPPPPPVWPKVVSAVLVTPIILAAAFGLFVYRAYKRMDREALKPEVVEVPQGEKSVLLRFKTTADLPQDVTVEWRDSNSMMVHVYESGNNQPDKQHQDYRGRTEMTEDPLRTKDFSLTLKHLRPTDSGVYTCTVYNKDGIILLQKSVTLVVTVPPPEVVNATAGDESVLLPFKTTADLPQDVTVEWRRKHMKVHVYKSGNNQPDKQHRGYIGRTEMNEDPLKTKDLSLTLKRCDLTDCGVYTCTVYNKDGHMLLQKSVTLRVRESLPDIVQMQKLAGSVPLPFKTTADLHEAVKVEWTLTEPKPMKVMKVHVYESGNNQPDKQDQDYRGRTEMDEGPLNTKDLSLTLKDLHLTDSGVYTCTVYNKDGDMLLQKSVTLNVYDTVSMIGTVYGNKSYLLEFKRTNKLDQISKVEWERIHPKYKFIKKITRNQGNEEDLSLNLKDLHLSDSGIYTCTAYGENGHILLRHSVTFSVRVFQAEMVEVTEGVESVLLPFKTTADLHYVVAVYWTVSEPRDTMVDYFDVTKKQPGSQQKAYIGRTAMNEDLLRTGDFSLALKKPLPADSGSYTCTVCNKDRRILVQKVVILRVRATLKGTIEDMFSCLRKRTAPKPEVKEELRYICRVTEEHEP, from the exons atgtttctgtcttcagtttcccagcatgcctcagGGGTGGAGGTGTAtgagggggcggagtctgttCTGCTGCCCTGTCAGGTATCAGTTGATGTTTCCAggagctccacagcagcagtgtgggaCCGTGATGGGTTCAAGAACCCAACAGTTCACCTGCGGCTGCAGAAAAGAGACAATCTTGATGAGCGTGACGATCTTAGTGGTCAGAATAAGCTTTACAAAGATCGAACATCAATGAGAGTCGACGCTCTGCAGACTGGAGACctcagcctcactctgaggaACCCCACAGTCTCTGACAGTggaacctacacctgcacctcCCGCAGGGCTGGAGAAGATCTGAGCCGGACTGAAGTACAGCTGAAGGTCTCAG AacaacctcctcctcctccagtctGGCCCAAAGTCGTCTCAGCTGTGCTGGTTACTCCGATCATCCTGGCTGCTGCCTTTGGTCTGTTTGTGTACCGTGCATATAAAAGGATGGACagagaag CTCTGAAGCCAGAGGTGGTGGAGGTGCCACAGGGGGAGAAGTCTGTCCTGCTGCGCTTTAAGACCACAGCTGACCTTCCTCAGGACGTCACAGTGGAGTGGAGAGACTCCAATAGCATGAtggtccacgtgtatgagagTGGAAACAATCAGCCAGATAAACAGCACCAGGATTACAGAGGTCGCACAGAGATGACTGAAGATCCACTGAGAACTAAAGacttcagtctgaccctgaaacacctCCGCCCAACTGACAgtggagtctacacctgcaccgtctacaacaaGGATGGAATCATACTGCTGCAGAAATCAGTGACTCTCGTTGTCACAG tTCCCCCGCCAGAGGTGGTGAATGCAACAGCTGGAGACgagtctgtcctgctgccctttAAGACCACAGCTGACCTTCCTCAGGACGTCACAGTGGAATGGAGACGCAAACACATGAAGGTCCACGTGTATAAGAGTGGAAACAATCAGCCAGACAAACAGCACCGGGGTTACATAGGTCGCACAGAGATGAATGAAGATCCACTGAAAACtaaagacctcagtctgaccctgaaacgcTGCGACCTCACTGACTgtggagtctacacctgcaccgtctacaacaaagatggacacatgctgctacagaaatcagtgactctcagagtcagag AGAGTCTGCCAGACATTGTGCAAATGCAAAAATTAGCGGGGTCTGTCCCGCTGCCCTTTAAAACCACAGCTGACCTTCATGAGGCTGTTAAAGTGGAGTGGACACTCACTGAACCCAAACCCATGAAGGTCAtgaaggtccacgtgtatgagagTGGAAACAATCAGCCAGATAAACAGGACCAGGATTACAGAGGTCgcacagagatggatgaaggTCCACTGAACACtaaagacctcagtctgaccctgaaagacctccacctcactgacagtggagtctacacctgcaccgtctacaacaaGGATGGAGACATGCTGCTACAGAAATCAGTGACTCTCAATGTCTATG acACTGTGAGCATGATTGGGACAGTGTATGGAAACAAGTCTTATTTGCTAGAAttcaaaagaacaaataaacttGATCAGATTTCCAAAGTGGAGTGGGAACGTATACACCCCAAATACAAGTTCATAAAGAAAATAACACGCAATCAGGGAAATGAGGAAGACCTCAGTCTGAACCTGAAAGACCTCCACCTCTCTGACAGTGGAATCTACACCTGCACCGCCTACGGAGAAAATGGACACATCCTGCTAAGGCATTCAGTGACATTCAGTGTCAGAG TTTTCCAGGCAGAGATGGTGGAGGTGACAGagggggtggagtctgtcctgctgccctttAAAACCACAGCTGACCTTCATTATGTTGTCGCAGTGTACTGGACTGTCTCTGAACCCAGAGACACGATGGTCGACTACTTTGATGTGACTAAAAAGCAGCCAGGTTCACAGCAAAAGGCTTACATCGGTCGCACAGCGATGAATGAAGATCTACTGAGAACTGGAGACTTCAGTCTGGCCCTGAAAAAGCCCCTCCCCGCTGACAGTGGTagctacacctgcaccgtctgcaACAAGGACAGACGCATTCTGGTACAGAAAGTCGTGATTCTCAGAGTCAGAG CAACATTAAAGGGAACCATAGAAGACATGTTTTCATGTCTCAGGAAGAGGACGGCACCAAAACCTGAGGTCAAAGAGGAACTGAGGTATATTTGCAGGGTCACAGAG GAACACGAACCATGA
- the LOC102079272 gene encoding muscle M-line assembly protein unc-89 isoform X2, which produces MFLSSVSQHASGVEVYEGAESVLLPCQVSVDVSRSSTAAVWDRDGFKNPTVHLRLQKRDNLDERDDLSGQNKLYKDRTSMRVDALQTGDLSLTLRNPTVSDSGTYTCTSRRAGEDLSRTEVQLKVSEQPPPPPVWPKVVSAVLVTPIILAAAFGLFVYRAYKRMDREALKPEVVEVPQGEKSVLLRFKTTADLPQDVTVEWRDSNSMMVHVYESGNNQPDKQHQDYRGRTEMTEDPLRTKDFSLTLKHLRPTDSGVYTCTVYNKDGIILLQKSVTLVVTVPPPEVVNATAGDESVLLPFKTTADLPQDVTVEWRRKHMKVHVYKSGNNQPDKQHRGYIGRTEMNEDPLKTKDLSLTLKRCDLTDCGVYTCTVYNKDGHMLLQKSVTLRVRESLPDIVQMQKLAGSVPLPFKTTADLHEAVKVEWTLTEPKPMKVMKVHVYESGNNQPDKQDQDYRGRTEMDEGPLNTKDLSLTLKDLHLTDSGVYTCTVYNKDGDMLLQKSVTLNVYDTVSMIGTVYGNKSYLLEFKRTNKLDQISKVEWERIHPKYKFIKKITRNQGNEEDLSLNLKDLHLSDSGIYTCTAYGENGHILLRHSVTFSVRVFQAEMVEVTEGVESVLLPFKTTADLHYVVAVYWTVSEPRDTMVDYFDVTKKQPGSQQKAYIGRTAMNEDLLRTGDFSLALKKPLPADSGSYTCTVCNKDRRILVQKVVILRVRATLKGTIEDMFSCLRKRTAPKPEVKEELRNTNHEDVPLTAEETV; this is translated from the exons atgtttctgtcttcagtttcccagcatgcctcagGGGTGGAGGTGTAtgagggggcggagtctgttCTGCTGCCCTGTCAGGTATCAGTTGATGTTTCCAggagctccacagcagcagtgtgggaCCGTGATGGGTTCAAGAACCCAACAGTTCACCTGCGGCTGCAGAAAAGAGACAATCTTGATGAGCGTGACGATCTTAGTGGTCAGAATAAGCTTTACAAAGATCGAACATCAATGAGAGTCGACGCTCTGCAGACTGGAGACctcagcctcactctgaggaACCCCACAGTCTCTGACAGTggaacctacacctgcacctcCCGCAGGGCTGGAGAAGATCTGAGCCGGACTGAAGTACAGCTGAAGGTCTCAG AacaacctcctcctcctccagtctGGCCCAAAGTCGTCTCAGCTGTGCTGGTTACTCCGATCATCCTGGCTGCTGCCTTTGGTCTGTTTGTGTACCGTGCATATAAAAGGATGGACagagaag CTCTGAAGCCAGAGGTGGTGGAGGTGCCACAGGGGGAGAAGTCTGTCCTGCTGCGCTTTAAGACCACAGCTGACCTTCCTCAGGACGTCACAGTGGAGTGGAGAGACTCCAATAGCATGAtggtccacgtgtatgagagTGGAAACAATCAGCCAGATAAACAGCACCAGGATTACAGAGGTCGCACAGAGATGACTGAAGATCCACTGAGAACTAAAGacttcagtctgaccctgaaacacctCCGCCCAACTGACAgtggagtctacacctgcaccgtctacaacaaGGATGGAATCATACTGCTGCAGAAATCAGTGACTCTCGTTGTCACAG tTCCCCCGCCAGAGGTGGTGAATGCAACAGCTGGAGACgagtctgtcctgctgccctttAAGACCACAGCTGACCTTCCTCAGGACGTCACAGTGGAATGGAGACGCAAACACATGAAGGTCCACGTGTATAAGAGTGGAAACAATCAGCCAGACAAACAGCACCGGGGTTACATAGGTCGCACAGAGATGAATGAAGATCCACTGAAAACtaaagacctcagtctgaccctgaaacgcTGCGACCTCACTGACTgtggagtctacacctgcaccgtctacaacaaagatggacacatgctgctacagaaatcagtgactctcagagtcagag AGAGTCTGCCAGACATTGTGCAAATGCAAAAATTAGCGGGGTCTGTCCCGCTGCCCTTTAAAACCACAGCTGACCTTCATGAGGCTGTTAAAGTGGAGTGGACACTCACTGAACCCAAACCCATGAAGGTCAtgaaggtccacgtgtatgagagTGGAAACAATCAGCCAGATAAACAGGACCAGGATTACAGAGGTCgcacagagatggatgaaggTCCACTGAACACtaaagacctcagtctgaccctgaaagacctccacctcactgacagtggagtctacacctgcaccgtctacaacaaGGATGGAGACATGCTGCTACAGAAATCAGTGACTCTCAATGTCTATG acACTGTGAGCATGATTGGGACAGTGTATGGAAACAAGTCTTATTTGCTAGAAttcaaaagaacaaataaacttGATCAGATTTCCAAAGTGGAGTGGGAACGTATACACCCCAAATACAAGTTCATAAAGAAAATAACACGCAATCAGGGAAATGAGGAAGACCTCAGTCTGAACCTGAAAGACCTCCACCTCTCTGACAGTGGAATCTACACCTGCACCGCCTACGGAGAAAATGGACACATCCTGCTAAGGCATTCAGTGACATTCAGTGTCAGAG TTTTCCAGGCAGAGATGGTGGAGGTGACAGagggggtggagtctgtcctgctgccctttAAAACCACAGCTGACCTTCATTATGTTGTCGCAGTGTACTGGACTGTCTCTGAACCCAGAGACACGATGGTCGACTACTTTGATGTGACTAAAAAGCAGCCAGGTTCACAGCAAAAGGCTTACATCGGTCGCACAGCGATGAATGAAGATCTACTGAGAACTGGAGACTTCAGTCTGGCCCTGAAAAAGCCCCTCCCCGCTGACAGTGGTagctacacctgcaccgtctgcaACAAGGACAGACGCATTCTGGTACAGAAAGTCGTGATTCTCAGAGTCAGAG CAACATTAAAGGGAACCATAGAAGACATGTTTTCATGTCTCAGGAAGAGGACGGCACCAAAACCTGAGGTCAAAGAGGAACTGAG GAACACGAACCATGAAGACGTTCCTCTGACTGCTGAAGAAAcagtctga